A stretch of Leptospira perdikensis DNA encodes these proteins:
- the trxB gene encoding thioredoxin-disulfide reductase, with translation MNHKVVIIGSGPAGHTAAIYAARANLNPVMYEGFMAGGVAAGGQLTTTTEVENFPGFPEGIDGTKLTQLFREQSIKYGTTIHTQTITKVDFSKRPFTIWSDDEEIKAESVIIATGATAKRMFVPGEETYWQRGISACAVCDGALPIYRNKALAVVGGGDSAVEEANHLTKFASKVYLVVRRDQLRASQIMQKRAMEHPKIEILWSQTVVEAKGGAGGLTSIVLESTKDKSKKDLEVGGLFYAIGHVPNTEVFKGQLDLDETGYIITKPGTTQTNVEGVFAAGDVQDKVYRQAITAAGSGCMSALEAERWLEGH, from the coding sequence ATGAACCATAAAGTTGTCATCATCGGATCCGGTCCCGCAGGACATACAGCGGCCATTTACGCAGCCAGAGCCAATCTAAACCCGGTGATGTATGAAGGATTTATGGCAGGGGGAGTCGCTGCTGGTGGACAGCTCACCACCACAACGGAAGTGGAAAACTTCCCTGGTTTCCCAGAAGGAATCGATGGCACCAAACTCACCCAACTTTTCCGCGAACAATCCATAAAATACGGAACCACCATCCACACCCAAACCATCACCAAAGTGGATTTTTCCAAACGCCCTTTTACTATCTGGTCAGACGACGAAGAAATCAAAGCAGAATCAGTGATCATCGCCACTGGTGCCACTGCCAAACGTATGTTTGTCCCGGGAGAAGAAACTTATTGGCAACGTGGGATTTCTGCCTGCGCCGTTTGTGACGGTGCCCTCCCGATCTACCGTAACAAAGCTCTCGCTGTTGTGGGTGGCGGTGACTCTGCTGTGGAAGAAGCAAACCATCTCACTAAATTTGCATCCAAAGTGTATTTGGTCGTACGACGTGACCAACTCCGTGCGTCCCAAATCATGCAAAAACGTGCGATGGAACATCCCAAAATTGAAATCCTTTGGAGCCAAACGGTTGTGGAAGCCAAAGGTGGGGCCGGCGGACTTACATCGATCGTTCTAGAAAGTACAAAAGATAAATCCAAAAAGGATTTAGAAGTGGGTGGTCTTTTTTATGCAATTGGACATGTTCCCAATACAGAAGTTTTTAAAGGACAATTGGATTTAGATGAAACAGGTTATATCATCACAAAACCAGGAACCACACAAACCAATGTAGAAGGTGTGTTTGCCGCAGGTGATGTACAGGACAAAGTGTACCGCCAAGCCATCACAGCAGCAGGTAGCGGTTGTATGTCAGCACTAGAAGCAGAACGTTGGTTAGAAGGTCACTAA
- a CDS encoding ATP-binding protein — protein MSNQKKPTDYSKVVRIQIPSNPRFVSHTRNYFFNLCLEHGFSLFDSMDLKLVIGEAVVNIIRHAYAGQTGKPIFIEMQFDKDRVEIKLRDYGKKVEPKDLRSFDLSDYREHGIGLFMIKELTDYYFLDQSFEVGNQMVLIKRK, from the coding sequence ATGTCGAACCAAAAGAAACCCACGGACTACAGTAAAGTAGTCCGTATCCAAATCCCATCCAACCCTCGATTCGTTTCCCACACCCGTAATTATTTTTTTAATCTTTGTTTAGAACATGGATTTTCTCTTTTTGATTCCATGGATTTAAAACTTGTGATTGGCGAAGCAGTGGTAAATATCATTCGCCATGCTTATGCTGGTCAAACAGGTAAACCCATTTTTATTGAAATGCAATTTGATAAGGACAGAGTTGAAATTAAACTCAGAGACTACGGGAAAAAAGTAGAACCCAAAGACCTTCGTAGTTTTGATCTAAGTGACTACCGCGAACATGGGATTGGGCTTTTTATGATTAAGGAACTCACCGATTATTATTTTTTAGACCAGTCTTTTGAAGTTGGGAACCAAATGGTTCTAATCAAAAGAAAGTAA
- a CDS encoding tetratricopeptide repeat protein: protein MVHRNSLIFLLTFGLLLVVNCGRKERSLFEEGKKWEMVGEKTKALYYYELSLRENPDYDPVLKRNGLLLAESNQSIATAIFYLEKYHKQKKDDTEVQRELFRLYLTTGYEKEALEILEEIRFQGKKETLEFFETTYLCLTRGFKQKDYLLTLEKSPLAGDPYYAPWVRACETK from the coding sequence GTGGTTCATAGAAACTCCCTTATTTTTTTACTCACGTTTGGACTATTGTTAGTCGTTAATTGCGGCCGAAAGGAACGGTCCCTTTTTGAAGAGGGGAAAAAATGGGAAATGGTAGGAGAGAAAACCAAAGCCCTCTACTACTACGAACTTTCACTCCGTGAAAACCCTGATTATGATCCCGTTCTAAAACGCAACGGTTTACTTCTTGCAGAAAGTAACCAATCCATCGCCACAGCCATTTTTTATTTGGAAAAATATCACAAACAAAAAAAAGACGACACAGAAGTACAACGTGAACTCTTCCGGCTCTATCTTACCACAGGATACGAAAAGGAAGCGCTTGAAATTTTAGAAGAAATTCGTTTCCAAGGGAAAAAAGAAACTTTGGAGTTTTTTGAAACCACCTACCTTTGCCTTACTAGAGGGTTCAAACAAAAGGATTACCTACTGACCCTAGAAAAAAGCCCTCTCGCAGGGGACCCTTACTATGCACCATGGGTCCGGGCTTGTGAAACAAAATAG
- the xerD gene encoding site-specific tyrosine recombinase XerD, translated as MGSKLPVSQNQLLQTFQEYLSVEKGLSDNSIYSYGYDLNKFAIFLEKEHINFLEVKANDIMRFLEEERERKISAKTLAREVVAIRQFYKYLRDEKRLDSNPTEKIETPEVARTIPDYLTQTEIDELFRNIKEDNLYELRDKCIFELLYSSGLRISEACNLKMTDIDMENMTITVEGKGGRQRLVPFGEKSLEILKKYLVESRTEILKKRTCEFVFVSKKGSYINRKSVWRLLNHYIKRTKIKKKVTPHTLRHSFATHLLENHADLKSVQELLGHIDISTTQIYTHMANKTLKEVHKKFHPRG; from the coding sequence ATGGGTTCCAAATTGCCAGTTTCTCAAAATCAGCTTTTACAAACATTCCAAGAGTACCTGTCCGTAGAAAAAGGACTGAGCGATAATTCGATATATTCCTACGGATATGATCTCAATAAGTTTGCGATCTTCTTGGAAAAGGAACACATCAACTTCTTAGAAGTAAAAGCAAACGACATCATGCGTTTTCTCGAAGAAGAAAGAGAACGTAAAATCTCTGCAAAAACGCTGGCTCGTGAAGTCGTGGCAATCAGGCAGTTTTATAAATATCTCCGCGATGAAAAACGATTGGATTCCAATCCAACCGAAAAGATTGAAACTCCGGAAGTCGCAAGAACCATTCCTGATTATTTAACACAAACCGAAATTGATGAACTTTTTCGTAATATCAAAGAGGACAATTTGTACGAACTCCGTGACAAATGTATCTTTGAACTTCTTTATTCTTCTGGCCTTCGAATCTCAGAAGCATGTAACTTAAAAATGACGGATATCGACATGGAAAACATGACGATCACTGTAGAGGGAAAAGGTGGAAGACAACGCCTAGTTCCTTTTGGTGAAAAATCTTTAGAAATTTTGAAAAAGTATTTAGTTGAAAGTCGCACAGAAATTTTGAAAAAAAGAACCTGTGAATTTGTTTTTGTTTCTAAAAAAGGATCGTATATCAACCGTAAGTCGGTATGGCGCCTTTTGAATCATTACATCAAACGCACAAAAATAAAGAAAAAAGTAACACCACACACACTTCGCCACTCATTTGCTACTCACCTTCTCGAGAACCACGCAGATCTAAAATCGGTTCAAGAACTTTTGGGTCATATCGATATTTCGACGACTCAAATTTACACTCATATGGCAAATAAAACTCTGAAGGAAGTTCATAAGAAATTCCATCCGAGAGGATAA